In the Marinomonas algicola genome, one interval contains:
- a CDS encoding DJ-1 family glyoxalase III, with amino-acid sequence MTTLLVPIADGSEDIEIVTIIDVLRRGKVEVVVASVHERKAIQAARGTKIEADVLLVDVAETMFDAIALPGGMPGAEHLRDSHLLVDILEKHDIHDALLAAICAAPAVVLGTHGFLVDKQATCYPGFEAGLTGADYIPDQPVVMDGNILTSTGPATAMTFALSLLANLKGYDIAQEVADQLLC; translated from the coding sequence ATGACAACGTTACTTGTGCCTATTGCTGATGGCAGTGAAGATATAGAAATCGTTACCATTATTGATGTATTAAGACGTGGTAAGGTTGAGGTTGTTGTGGCCAGTGTGCATGAAAGAAAAGCAATCCAAGCCGCCAGAGGTACTAAAATTGAGGCCGATGTATTGCTTGTTGATGTGGCTGAGACCATGTTTGATGCCATTGCGCTTCCTGGAGGCATGCCAGGAGCTGAGCACTTAAGAGACAGTCACTTATTGGTTGATATATTGGAAAAGCATGATATCCATGATGCTTTGTTAGCGGCTATTTGTGCCGCTCCTGCTGTTGTTTTAGGAACCCACGGATTTTTAGTCGACAAACAAGCTACTTGCTACCCAGGTTTTGAGGCTGGACTTACAGGCGCTGACTATATTCCTGATCAACCCGTCGTTATGGATGGTAATATATTAACCAGTACAGGCCCTGCAACGGCGATGACGTTTGCATTAAGTCTGCTGGCTAACCTTAAGGGTTATGATATTGCTCAAGAGGTGGCGGATCAGCTTTTGTGTTGA
- the carA gene encoding glutamine-hydrolyzing carbamoyl-phosphate synthase small subunit — protein MATTAILALEDGTIFKGVSIGADGSSTAEVVFNTSMTGYQEILTDPSYARQMVTLTYPHIGNTGVNSEDEESNNVWCEGLIIRDLPLVASSWRSQESLDSYLKRKGVVGIADIDTRKLTRILREKGAQAGCIMAGENLDEAAAIAAAKSFPGLKGMDLAKEVTVEKAYEWTESTWDLVKGHTTPASFDFHVVAYDFGVKQNILRMLVERGCRLTVVPAKTPASDVLALNPDGVFLSNGPGDPEPCDYAIQAIKAILETDIPVFGICLGHQLLALASGAKTKKMKFGHHGANHPVQAIEKGTVMITSQNHGFAVDEETLPANLVMTHKSLFDGSLQGISRTDKSAFSFQGHPEASPGPHDVAPLFDQFIENIKASKA, from the coding sequence TTGGCAACAACAGCGATTTTAGCTCTGGAAGACGGCACAATATTTAAAGGCGTGTCGATCGGAGCTGATGGCTCTTCAACGGCTGAGGTCGTTTTTAACACCTCAATGACTGGTTATCAAGAAATTCTTACCGACCCTTCCTATGCTCGACAAATGGTCACTTTGACCTATCCTCATATCGGCAATACGGGTGTTAACTCTGAAGATGAAGAGTCGAACAACGTATGGTGCGAAGGTTTGATTATTCGAGACCTTCCTTTGGTCGCGAGCAGCTGGCGTTCACAAGAGTCTTTGGACTCTTACCTGAAGCGTAAAGGTGTTGTGGGCATCGCCGATATTGATACACGTAAGTTAACTCGTATTTTACGAGAAAAAGGCGCACAAGCTGGTTGCATCATGGCTGGTGAAAACCTAGATGAAGCCGCCGCTATTGCCGCTGCAAAATCTTTCCCAGGCCTTAAAGGTATGGATCTGGCGAAAGAGGTGACCGTTGAAAAAGCGTATGAATGGACAGAATCAACGTGGGATCTAGTGAAAGGCCACACAACACCGGCTTCATTTGACTTCCATGTTGTGGCTTATGATTTTGGTGTAAAACAAAACATTTTACGCATGTTAGTAGAGCGCGGCTGTCGTTTGACAGTTGTTCCTGCAAAAACGCCCGCAAGCGATGTGTTGGCTCTGAACCCTGATGGCGTTTTCCTATCGAATGGCCCTGGTGATCCAGAACCGTGTGATTACGCAATTCAAGCTATTAAAGCGATCCTAGAAACAGATATCCCAGTATTTGGTATTTGTCTTGGGCATCAACTTTTGGCTTTGGCTTCTGGCGCGAAAACGAAAAAAATGAAATTTGGTCACCACGGTGCGAACCACCCAGTACAAGCAATCGAAAAAGGCACTGTGATGATTACAAGCCAAAACCATGGTTTTGCAGTAGACGAAGAAACTCTGCCAGCTAACCTTGTGATGACACACAAATCTTTGTTCGATGGTTCACTGCAGGGTATTTCCCGTACTGACAAGAGCGCGTTCAGTTTCCAAGGACACCCGGAAGCGAGCCCAGGGCCGCACGATGTGGCGCCTCTATTCGATCAGTTCATTGAAAACATTAAAGCATCTAAAGCCTGA
- the carB gene encoding carbamoyl-phosphate synthase large subunit has protein sequence MPKRTDIKSVLILGAGPIVIGQACEFDYSGAQACKALREEGFRVILVNSNPATIMTDPSMADSTYIEPVEWKTVEKIIEKERPDAVLPTMGGQTALNCALDLERHGVLAKYNVEMIGATADAIDKAEDRNRFDQAMKAIGLECPRAGIAHSMEEALKVQADLGFPCIIRPSFTMGGTGGGIAYNMEEFNEICTRGLDLSPTNELLIDESLIGWKEYEMEVVRDKKDNCIIVCAIENFDAMGVHTGDSITVAPAQTLTDKEYQIMRNASLAVLREIGVETGGSNVQFGMDPKTGRLVVIEMNPRVSRSSALASKATGFPIAKIAAKLAIGYTLDELQNDITGGQTPASFEPAIDYVVTKIPRFTFEKFPTANDRLTTQMKSVGEVMAIGRTFQESLQKALRGLEVGSDGFNPQLDFSEENSKEKLAFELQNPGSDRIWYIGDAFRSGMTVDEVYAATGVDHWFLVQIEDLIKEEKALANKGLIDMTYDVLRRLKRKGFSDARLASLMDVTEKSMRERRYLMDVHPVFKRVDTCAAEFATNTAYMYSTYEDECEAAPTNKDKVIILGGGPNRIGQGIEFDYCCVHAALGLREDGYETIMVNCNPETVSTDYDTSDRLYFEPVTLEDVLEIVRKEKPKGVIVQFGGQTPLKIARALQNEGVPIIGTTPESIDRAEDRERFQSMIQRLGYKQPHNATVRSVEQAAAKAAVIGYPLVVRPSYVLGGRAMEIVYNEKELMRYMTSAVKVSNDSPVLLDHFLNAAIEIDIDCISDGNQVVIGGIMQHIEQAGVHSGDSACSLPPYSLSATVQDDIREMIKNMALELGVIGLMNTQLAVQDGEIYVIEVNPRASRTVPFVSKCIGRSLAQVAALVMAGKTLEELGFTKEIIPSYYSVKEAVFPFNKFQGVDPILGPEMKSTGEVMGVGDTFAEAFGKAVLGGGTELPTSGRAFISVRDMDKEGAIAVAKRLAGLGFDLVATGGTADYLTENGVDVRKVNKVNEGRPHIVDMMKNDEIDYIINTTSGTQAIADSSVIRSTALQRKVCYTTTLAGAEATSLAIGLKGETKVRRLQDLHLGK, from the coding sequence ATGCCAAAGCGTACTGACATAAAAAGCGTCTTAATTTTAGGTGCTGGCCCAATCGTTATCGGCCAGGCTTGTGAATTTGACTACTCTGGTGCTCAAGCGTGTAAAGCACTTCGTGAAGAAGGTTTTCGCGTTATTCTGGTGAATTCTAACCCAGCTACCATAATGACAGACCCTTCAATGGCGGATTCGACTTATATCGAACCTGTTGAATGGAAGACAGTCGAAAAAATTATTGAAAAAGAACGTCCTGATGCGGTCTTGCCAACAATGGGTGGTCAAACGGCATTGAACTGTGCGCTTGATCTTGAGCGTCACGGCGTACTTGCAAAATACAATGTTGAAATGATTGGTGCGACGGCGGATGCCATCGATAAAGCGGAAGACCGAAATCGTTTCGACCAAGCAATGAAGGCCATTGGTCTTGAATGTCCGCGTGCGGGTATTGCCCATAGCATGGAAGAAGCGTTGAAGGTACAGGCCGACTTGGGCTTTCCTTGTATTATTCGTCCTTCGTTCACCATGGGTGGTACTGGTGGTGGTATCGCATATAACATGGAAGAATTTAACGAAATTTGTACTCGTGGTTTGGACTTGTCACCAACCAATGAATTGCTAATCGATGAATCTTTGATTGGTTGGAAAGAGTACGAGATGGAAGTTGTTCGAGACAAAAAAGACAACTGCATCATTGTTTGTGCGATTGAAAACTTTGACGCGATGGGGGTTCACACGGGTGACTCCATTACGGTTGCGCCAGCACAAACCTTAACGGACAAAGAATATCAAATCATGCGTAACGCTTCTTTAGCGGTATTGCGTGAAATTGGTGTTGAAACAGGCGGCTCTAACGTTCAATTTGGTATGGATCCAAAAACAGGTCGTCTTGTTGTTATCGAAATGAATCCTCGTGTGTCTCGTTCTTCCGCTTTGGCATCGAAAGCAACTGGCTTCCCAATTGCGAAAATCGCTGCGAAATTAGCGATTGGCTACACACTAGACGAATTGCAAAACGACATCACTGGTGGGCAAACGCCAGCGAGCTTCGAGCCTGCAATTGACTATGTTGTGACCAAAATCCCTCGTTTTACGTTTGAAAAATTCCCAACAGCAAATGATCGTCTTACTACTCAGATGAAATCGGTTGGTGAAGTTATGGCGATTGGCCGTACTTTCCAAGAGTCATTGCAAAAAGCATTACGTGGCTTGGAAGTAGGCTCTGATGGTTTTAATCCTCAGTTGGATTTTTCTGAAGAAAATAGCAAAGAGAAACTGGCGTTTGAGTTACAAAACCCTGGATCTGATCGTATTTGGTACATTGGTGATGCTTTCCGTTCAGGCATGACGGTCGACGAAGTGTACGCGGCAACGGGTGTTGATCATTGGTTCTTGGTGCAAATCGAAGATTTGATCAAAGAAGAGAAAGCGTTGGCCAACAAAGGCTTGATTGATATGACGTACGATGTCCTTCGTCGTCTAAAGCGTAAAGGTTTCTCTGACGCTCGTCTTGCAAGCTTGATGGATGTGACAGAAAAATCAATGCGTGAACGTCGTTATTTGATGGATGTTCATCCTGTTTTTAAGCGTGTTGATACTTGTGCGGCCGAATTTGCAACAAACACGGCTTACATGTACTCCACATACGAAGACGAATGTGAAGCGGCGCCAACGAATAAAGACAAAGTCATCATTCTTGGCGGTGGCCCAAACCGTATTGGTCAAGGCATTGAATTTGACTACTGCTGTGTTCACGCGGCGTTAGGTCTGCGAGAAGATGGCTATGAAACCATCATGGTTAACTGTAACCCTGAAACGGTTTCTACAGATTACGATACGTCTGATCGTTTGTATTTCGAGCCAGTGACATTAGAAGATGTATTGGAAATCGTTCGCAAAGAGAAGCCGAAAGGTGTGATCGTTCAATTTGGAGGTCAAACGCCGCTGAAAATTGCACGTGCATTGCAAAACGAAGGCGTGCCTATTATTGGTACGACGCCTGAGTCAATTGACCGAGCGGAAGATCGTGAGCGCTTCCAAAGCATGATTCAGCGTTTGGGCTACAAGCAACCTCATAACGCGACAGTACGTAGCGTTGAACAAGCGGCTGCCAAAGCGGCTGTCATTGGTTACCCGCTTGTGGTTCGTCCATCCTATGTTTTGGGTGGCCGCGCTATGGAAATTGTTTATAACGAAAAAGAATTAATGCGTTACATGACAAGCGCCGTAAAAGTCTCTAATGACAGCCCTGTGTTGCTAGATCACTTTTTGAATGCCGCGATTGAAATCGATATCGATTGTATCAGTGATGGTAATCAAGTGGTTATCGGCGGCATCATGCAGCATATCGAACAAGCGGGCGTTCACTCTGGTGACTCGGCTTGTTCATTGCCCCCTTATTCGTTGTCAGCGACAGTTCAAGATGACATTCGTGAAATGATTAAGAATATGGCGTTAGAGCTTGGTGTTATTGGTTTGATGAACACTCAGTTGGCGGTGCAAGACGGCGAAATTTACGTCATAGAGGTTAATCCTCGTGCATCACGTACTGTACCATTCGTATCCAAGTGCATTGGTCGTTCTTTGGCGCAAGTTGCGGCCTTAGTAATGGCTGGTAAAACATTGGAAGAGCTTGGTTTTACGAAAGAAATCATTCCTTCTTACTACAGTGTGAAAGAGGCTGTCTTCCCATTCAATAAGTTCCAAGGGGTTGATCCTATTCTTGGGCCTGAAATGAAGTCGACAGGTGAAGTCATGGGGGTTGGTGATACCTTTGCAGAAGCTTTCGGTAAAGCGGTGCTAGGTGGTGGTACAGAATTACCAACGTCAGGTCGTGCTTTTATCAGTGTTCGTGACATGGATAAAGAAGGTGCCATTGCCGTTGCTAAGCGATTAGCTGGTTTGGGCTTTGATTTGGTGGCTACAGGCGGAACAGCAGACTACCTAACGGAAAATGGTGTGGATGTTCGCAAGGTCAATAAAGTGAACGAAGGTCGTCCTCACATAGTGGATATGATGAAAAACGACGAAATCGATTACATTATTAATACTACTTCTGGCACGCAAGCGATTGCAGATTCATCTGTTATTCGTAGTACAGCATTACAGCGTAAGGTTTGTTACACTACAACGCTGGCTGGTGCAGAAGCGACAAGCTTAGCGATTGGCCTTAAAGGGGAAACTAAGGTTAGAAGATTGCAAGATTTGCATTTGGGGAAATAA
- the greA gene encoding transcription elongation factor GreA gives MRKVPMTVVGEATLRTELNNLKTVQRPRIIADIATAREHGDLKENAEYHAAREEQGFAEGRIKEIEGKLADSQVIDVTTIPHTGKVIFGATVTLFNVDTEETVIYRIVGDDEADVKKKQISYASPIAKAIIGKMEGDEVTIKIPSGEVVYEIEQVEHI, from the coding sequence ATGAGAAAAGTACCGATGACAGTGGTTGGTGAAGCAACGCTTCGCACAGAATTGAATAACTTAAAAACTGTCCAGCGCCCACGTATTATTGCAGACATCGCCACGGCTCGTGAGCATGGCGATTTAAAAGAAAATGCAGAATACCATGCCGCGCGAGAAGAGCAGGGTTTTGCCGAAGGTCGTATTAAAGAGATTGAAGGTAAACTGGCTGACTCTCAGGTAATTGATGTCACGACGATTCCTCATACAGGAAAAGTGATATTTGGTGCGACAGTTACTTTATTCAATGTCGATACAGAAGAAACGGTTATTTACCGTATCGTTGGGGATGATGAAGCGGATGTTAAGAAGAAACAGATTTCTTATGCGTCTCCTATTGCCAAGGCGATTATAGGTAAAATGGAAGGTGATGAAGTCACGATTAAAATTCCAAGTGGTGAAGTGGTTTACGAAATTGAACAAGTAGAACACATTTAA
- a CDS encoding DUF1566 domain-containing protein has protein sequence MKKMYVLLQCLFIASLIGCGTPEGGGDATSDNGATDDGTTDGGTTDGGTTDDGTTDDGATDGGATDGGTTASLPSTITSLIATAKNESVDLTWSAVEGADSYTLYYAVESMAGLSSLSEVVALSGGRIVGSLSELSVELLDLTNGTEYFFTMTAVNSVGESGRSAEVRAIPLADNGSPQNLVAEAGNQSVELNWSKVDEADSYNVYYSTESFSLLNDVANYASLENGELITDTLTTTSIVSGLTNDTPYFFVVTAVSAGVEGLMSNEVTATPTALAAGVTAFSLADTGIDFGIEFPDYVNDSNATGQHNVGCDGDFIAQQDCSIGLDSTNNDNTDGFAGFRYTKLDALGSPLEPTEAFWNCVKDDVTGLVWEVKQGGSGFKGDEGLHDVDDIFSWYNSDMAENGRDSGGEDSQPLACFGYTTAEENLCNTESFVARVNKSKLCGIETWRMPTPDELLSLVNFGNGSPSIDTAYFSNTTTGTKFWTDGPDPENTESHKAWVVLFDVQNAATLTGGNLILSESKVAGRAVRLVSGGE, from the coding sequence ATGAAAAAAATGTATGTGTTATTGCAATGTCTCTTTATAGCCAGCTTAATTGGGTGTGGAACGCCTGAAGGTGGCGGTGATGCTACGTCAGATAATGGTGCGACAGACGATGGTACGACAGACGGTGGTACGACAGACGGTGGTACGACAGACGATGGTACGACAGACGATGGTGCGACAGACGGTGGTGCGACAGACGGTGGTACGACAGCCAGTTTACCAAGTACGATAACGTCTTTAATTGCTACGGCAAAGAATGAATCCGTTGATCTGACTTGGTCAGCGGTAGAGGGAGCCGACAGTTATACGCTTTATTATGCTGTTGAGAGTATGGCGGGTTTATCCAGTTTATCTGAGGTGGTTGCTTTATCTGGAGGGCGAATTGTAGGAAGTCTGTCAGAGTTAAGTGTAGAGTTGTTAGACCTGACTAATGGAACGGAATATTTCTTTACCATGACGGCGGTGAACAGTGTCGGTGAAAGTGGCCGAAGTGCTGAGGTGAGAGCCATTCCTTTGGCGGATAACGGTTCGCCACAAAATCTTGTGGCTGAGGCTGGAAATCAAAGTGTTGAACTAAACTGGTCTAAGGTGGACGAAGCGGATTCATACAATGTGTATTATTCGACAGAAAGCTTTTCGTTATTAAATGATGTGGCTAACTACGCGTCTTTAGAAAATGGTGAGCTTATTACGGATACGCTTACGACAACGAGTATCGTGAGTGGTTTAACTAACGACACCCCTTATTTTTTTGTTGTTACGGCGGTTAGTGCCGGTGTAGAGGGGTTGATGAGTAATGAAGTGACGGCGACACCTACTGCGTTGGCTGCAGGTGTGACGGCTTTCTCGTTGGCTGATACTGGTATTGATTTTGGTATAGAGTTTCCTGATTATGTAAATGACTCTAATGCGACAGGTCAGCATAATGTTGGCTGTGACGGTGATTTTATCGCACAACAAGACTGCTCTATTGGATTGGATTCAACCAATAATGATAATACGGATGGTTTTGCTGGTTTTCGCTATACAAAATTGGATGCGCTTGGGTCTCCTTTGGAGCCAACTGAGGCATTTTGGAATTGTGTGAAAGATGATGTAACAGGCTTAGTGTGGGAAGTGAAGCAAGGAGGGAGTGGCTTTAAGGGCGATGAAGGATTGCATGATGTTGACGATATTTTCAGTTGGTATAATTCGGACATGGCTGAAAATGGACGTGACTCAGGGGGAGAAGATAGCCAGCCATTAGCCTGTTTTGGCTATACCACGGCAGAGGAAAACTTATGCAATACAGAGTCTTTTGTTGCACGTGTTAATAAAAGTAAATTATGTGGAATAGAAACTTGGCGTATGCCGACGCCAGATGAATTGCTTAGTTTAGTGAATTTCGGTAATGGGTCGCCTTCAATAGATACAGCGTATTTTTCAAATACAACAACAGGTACAAAATTTTGGACAGATGGGCCTGACCCTGAAAATACTGAGAGTCATAAGGCATGGGTTGTGCTGTTTGATGTGCAAAATGCGGCCACACTAACTGGAGGTAACTTGATTCTATCTGAGTCAAAGGTGGCTGGTCGTGCTGTTCGATTAGTAAGTGGTGGAGAATAA
- a CDS encoding DUF1566 domain-containing protein: MLKAMRGLVCLSYIGLCSFSYAETQVNCKPDNIVASTPTTRFTLNADETVTDLKTGLMWKQCPEGMSGSQCDVGSASVAFWDVFLRSVEVLNAGEGFAGFNDWRVPNVKELRSIVEAQCYRPAINLEVFPNTPIVSFFTSTPVKDIFRDNIWVVEFIHGRIESKRLNVSGSLRLVRNAEVN, from the coding sequence ATGTTGAAAGCCATGCGTGGGTTGGTCTGCTTGAGTTATATTGGGTTATGTTCATTTTCGTATGCTGAGACACAAGTCAATTGTAAGCCTGATAATATTGTGGCCAGCACGCCAACGACTCGTTTTACGCTGAATGCAGATGAAACGGTAACAGACTTAAAGACTGGGTTGATGTGGAAGCAATGCCCTGAAGGCATGTCAGGAAGTCAATGTGACGTTGGCAGCGCAAGCGTCGCTTTTTGGGATGTATTTCTAAGAAGTGTAGAGGTGTTGAATGCGGGGGAGGGGTTTGCGGGCTTTAATGATTGGCGAGTACCGAATGTTAAAGAGCTGAGGTCAATTGTCGAGGCCCAATGCTATCGACCTGCTATTAATCTAGAGGTGTTTCCGAATACACCCATTGTGAGTTTTTTTACTTCAACGCCAGTGAAAGACATTTTTCGTGACAATATTTGGGTTGTTGAGTTTATTCATGGAAGAATAGAGTCCAAACGCTTAAATGTCAGTGGCTCGCTTCGTTTGGTTCGTAATGCTGAGGTGAATTGA
- the pgi gene encoding glucose-6-phosphate isomerase — protein sequence MSSPTKLTAWKALTEHQKEMASVNMKSLFESDALRAQQYTAKAAGWTLDYAKNRANKKTLSLLMDLAKEAGLEHAIKGMFNGAHINNTEDRSVLHIALRASQAQDVLLVDGVNVLEEVRSTLQQMEKFVAQLHSGEWKGYTGKRITDVISIGIGGSYLGPKVVTEALTPYKKDDIKVHFVANIDGSDITGKLKQVNPETTVFVISSKTFGTLETLSNANAARDWFLSNGGSQENVGKHFAAVSSNVKKAVDFGMEKENIFPMWDWVGGRYSLWSAIGLPVAIAVGMDNFYNLLDGAHQMDEHFRTTPFKENLPVIMGTLGVWYTNFHNAQTHALIPYDHYLRAMPAHIQQLDMESNGKANLLNGDDIETDTGPIIWGGAGTNGQHAYHQLLHQGTRLVPVDFIAPLASHNPIGEHHTQLFANCLSQSQALMVGKTLDQAEQELRDAGATAEQVAKIAPHKVIKGNRPSNTLLTDKMTPATVGALIALYEHRTFVQGTIWGINSFDQWGVELGKVLGTDIYNRLVSDSDNSALDASTQALINAFKKA from the coding sequence ATGAGTTCACCCACAAAATTAACGGCTTGGAAAGCATTAACAGAACACCAAAAAGAAATGGCATCTGTTAACATGAAGTCCTTGTTTGAAAGCGATGCACTACGCGCTCAACAGTACACAGCAAAAGCGGCAGGCTGGACACTGGATTATGCCAAAAATCGTGCGAATAAAAAAACGCTCTCTTTATTAATGGATCTAGCGAAAGAAGCCGGATTAGAACACGCCATAAAAGGTATGTTCAACGGTGCTCATATCAATAACACAGAAGATCGCTCGGTTCTGCATATCGCACTTCGAGCCAGTCAAGCTCAGGATGTTCTGCTTGTTGACGGCGTCAATGTATTAGAAGAAGTCCGCTCGACACTCCAGCAAATGGAAAAATTTGTAGCCCAATTGCACAGTGGCGAATGGAAAGGATACACAGGAAAACGCATTACGGATGTCATATCTATCGGTATTGGTGGCTCTTACCTTGGCCCAAAAGTTGTAACAGAAGCCCTAACGCCGTATAAAAAAGACGACATCAAAGTACATTTTGTGGCGAACATCGATGGTTCAGACATCACAGGCAAGTTAAAACAAGTGAATCCTGAAACAACGGTTTTTGTGATCTCCTCTAAAACCTTTGGCACCCTAGAAACCTTATCGAATGCTAACGCAGCGCGTGACTGGTTCCTAAGCAATGGCGGTTCACAAGAAAACGTCGGCAAACACTTCGCCGCGGTGAGCTCCAACGTAAAAAAAGCCGTCGACTTTGGTATGGAAAAAGAAAACATCTTCCCTATGTGGGATTGGGTTGGGGGACGCTATTCACTTTGGTCTGCTATTGGCTTACCGGTGGCAATCGCCGTTGGCATGGATAACTTCTACAACTTACTAGACGGCGCCCACCAAATGGACGAGCATTTTCGCACCACTCCATTTAAAGAAAACCTACCGGTCATTATGGGCACTTTAGGCGTCTGGTATACCAACTTCCATAATGCACAAACTCACGCTTTAATTCCTTACGATCATTATCTACGCGCTATGCCCGCTCACATTCAGCAGCTCGACATGGAAAGTAATGGTAAAGCAAATCTACTAAATGGTGATGACATAGAAACAGACACGGGCCCAATCATCTGGGGTGGCGCTGGCACCAACGGGCAACATGCATACCATCAACTATTGCATCAAGGCACGCGCCTGGTGCCTGTGGACTTCATCGCTCCATTAGCGTCTCACAATCCCATTGGCGAACACCATACACAATTGTTTGCTAACTGCTTAAGCCAATCACAAGCCTTGATGGTCGGTAAAACATTAGACCAAGCAGAGCAAGAACTGCGTGATGCAGGTGCAACCGCCGAACAAGTCGCCAAAATTGCACCACACAAGGTGATCAAGGGCAACCGCCCAAGCAACACCCTATTAACCGATAAAATGACACCCGCCACCGTAGGTGCTTTGATCGCCCTCTACGAGCATCGTACTTTTGTACAAGGCACGATTTGGGGCATCAATTCCTTCGACCAATGGGGCGTAGAACTCGGCAAAGTATTGGGAACAGACATCTACAACCGCCTTGTTAGCGACAGCGACAACAGCGCACTGGATGCCTCGACTCAAGCACTGATCAACGCGTTCAAGAAAGCTTAA
- the panC gene encoding pantoate--beta-alanine ligase has translation MRTCHTVKELRAALKAERLKDKSIVFVPTMGNLHDGHMSLIRRAKNEGDVIVASIFVNPMQFGVSEDIERYPRTLVEDQALLLENGCHYLFAPDALEMYPDGKRSQTQIEVSGLSDILCGASRPGHFVGVATVVTKLFNIVQPDFAIFGNKDYQQLKVIEDMVRDLSSNVEVIGIDTARNSDGLAMSSRNGYLTEEERNIAPTMYKTLLWAKEQLIANRASHEDIREQAQQKLEAVGFRRDYFEIRAQDNLQTPSEEEKSLVILAAAHLGSARLIDNLRVELA, from the coding sequence ATGAGAACATGTCATACCGTCAAAGAATTAAGAGCCGCTTTAAAAGCGGAGCGACTAAAAGATAAAAGCATTGTGTTTGTCCCAACTATGGGTAACCTTCATGATGGACATATGAGCCTTATTCGAAGAGCTAAAAATGAAGGGGATGTCATCGTTGCCTCTATTTTCGTTAACCCAATGCAATTTGGAGTAAGCGAAGACATTGAGCGATACCCTCGCACATTAGTAGAAGATCAAGCCCTTCTTTTAGAGAATGGTTGCCATTATCTATTTGCACCAGACGCACTTGAAATGTACCCAGATGGAAAGCGCAGCCAAACTCAAATAGAAGTATCTGGCCTCTCAGACATTTTGTGTGGCGCCAGCCGACCTGGACACTTTGTTGGTGTTGCCACAGTTGTGACTAAACTTTTTAACATTGTACAGCCAGACTTTGCAATTTTTGGTAACAAAGATTACCAACAATTAAAAGTCATTGAAGACATGGTTCGTGACCTGAGCTCAAATGTGGAGGTCATTGGCATAGATACAGCACGTAACAGTGATGGCCTAGCAATGAGCTCTCGTAACGGCTACCTTACAGAAGAAGAAAGAAACATCGCACCTACAATGTATAAAACCTTGCTTTGGGCAAAAGAACAGCTTATTGCAAACCGTGCGAGTCACGAGGACATTCGCGAACAAGCTCAACAGAAGCTTGAAGCGGTTGGTTTCCGTCGTGATTATTTTGAAATACGCGCACAAGATAATTTACAAACACCATCAGAGGAAGAGAAAAGCCTCGTCATCCTGGCGGCGGCACATCTAGGCAGCGCGCGTCTTATAGACAACTTGCGCGTTGAATTAGCCTAA